The following proteins are co-located in the Pseudomonas antarctica genome:
- the fusA gene encoding elongation factor G: MARTTPISRYRNIGIVAHVDAGKTTTTERVLFYTGKSHKMGEVHDGAATTDWMVQEQERGITITSAAITAFWKGSEKQYKDEHRFNVIDTPGHVDFTIEVERSLRVLDGAVVVFCGTSGVEPQSETVWRQANKYGVPRLVYVNKMDRAGANFLRVIGQIKQRLGHTPVPIQLAIGSEDNFQGQIDLLTMEAVYWNDADKGMVPVRKPIPAELQELADEWRNNMVEAAAEANEELMNKYLEGEELTNVEIKAALRQRTIAGEIVLAVCGSSFKNKGVPLVLDAVIDYLPAPVDIPAIKGTDPDDETIELERHADDAEPFSALAFKIATDPFVGTLTFVRVYSGVLNSGDGVINSVKGKKERVGRMVQMHANAREEIKEVRAGDIAALIGMKDVTTGETLCNADKPIILVRMDFPEPVISVAVEPKTKDDQEKMGIALGKLAQEDPSFRVKTDEETGQTIISGMGELHLDILVDRMRREFNVEANIGKPQVSYRERITKNCEIEGKFVRQSGGRGQFGHCWIRFAPADEGQEGLQFVNEVVGGVVPKEYIPAIQKGIEEQMKNGVVAGYPLIGLKATVFDGSYHDVDSNEMAFKVAASMATKQLAQKGGGELLEPIMAVEVVTPEDYMGDVMGDLNRRRGMILGMEDTVSGKVIRAEVPLGEMFGYATDVRSMSQGRASYSMEFKKYNTAPAHIAETVSKKQG, from the coding sequence ATGGCTCGTACTACTCCGATTAGCCGCTACCGTAACATCGGTATCGTTGCTCACGTGGATGCTGGTAAAACCACCACCACCGAGCGCGTACTGTTTTACACCGGCAAAAGTCACAAGATGGGCGAGGTGCATGACGGCGCCGCGACCACAGACTGGATGGTTCAGGAGCAGGAGCGTGGTATTACCATTACTTCTGCTGCTATTACCGCCTTCTGGAAAGGTTCCGAGAAGCAGTACAAGGATGAGCACCGCTTCAACGTAATCGATACCCCGGGCCACGTAGACTTCACTATTGAAGTTGAACGTTCCCTGCGCGTACTCGACGGCGCTGTCGTTGTGTTCTGCGGTACCTCGGGTGTTGAGCCTCAGTCGGAAACCGTATGGCGTCAAGCCAACAAATACGGCGTTCCACGTCTTGTTTATGTAAACAAGATGGACCGTGCCGGTGCTAACTTCCTGCGCGTGATCGGTCAGATCAAGCAGCGCCTGGGTCACACCCCGGTGCCAATCCAGTTGGCTATCGGTTCCGAAGACAACTTCCAGGGCCAGATCGATCTGCTGACCATGGAAGCTGTTTACTGGAACGATGCTGACAAGGGTATGGTTCCTGTTCGCAAGCCTATCCCTGCTGAATTGCAGGAACTGGCTGACGAATGGCGCAACAACATGGTTGAAGCTGCGGCCGAAGCCAACGAAGAGCTGATGAACAAGTACCTCGAAGGTGAAGAACTCACCAACGTGGAAATCAAGGCCGCTCTGCGTCAGCGTACTATCGCTGGTGAGATCGTCTTGGCTGTTTGCGGTTCCTCGTTCAAGAACAAGGGCGTCCCCCTGGTTCTCGATGCTGTGATCGACTACCTGCCAGCACCAGTGGATATTCCTGCCATCAAGGGTACTGACCCGGATGACGAGACTATCGAGCTGGAGCGTCATGCAGACGACGCAGAACCGTTCTCCGCTCTGGCATTTAAAATTGCCACTGACCCATTCGTGGGTACCTTGACCTTCGTCCGCGTTTACTCGGGCGTGTTGAACTCCGGCGACGGCGTGATCAACTCGGTTAAAGGCAAAAAAGAGCGCGTGGGTCGTATGGTGCAAATGCACGCAAACGCCCGTGAAGAGATCAAGGAAGTACGCGCTGGTGACATCGCGGCCTTGATCGGCATGAAGGACGTCACCACCGGTGAGACTTTGTGCAACGCTGACAAGCCAATCATCCTGGTTCGCATGGACTTCCCGGAGCCGGTTATTTCGGTTGCCGTAGAGCCTAAGACCAAGGATGACCAGGAAAAAATGGGTATCGCTCTGGGCAAGCTTGCTCAGGAAGATCCATCTTTCCGCGTCAAAACTGATGAAGAGACTGGTCAAACGATCATCTCCGGCATGGGCGAGTTGCACCTGGACATCCTGGTTGATCGGATGCGCCGTGAGTTCAACGTCGAAGCCAACATCGGTAAGCCTCAGGTTTCCTATCGTGAGCGCATCACGAAGAACTGTGAAATCGAAGGCAAGTTCGTTCGTCAGTCCGGCGGTCGTGGTCAGTTCGGTCACTGCTGGATCCGTTTTGCTCCTGCTGACGAAGGTCAGGAAGGTCTGCAATTCGTGAACGAAGTAGTAGGTGGTGTGGTTCCTAAGGAATACATCCCTGCTATCCAGAAGGGTATCGAAGAGCAGATGAAGAACGGTGTTGTTGCCGGCTATCCGCTGATCGGCCTGAAAGCAACCGTTTTTGACGGTTCTTACCACGACGTCGACTCCAACGAGATGGCGTTTAAGGTGGCTGCTTCCATGGCAACCAAGCAACTGGCCCAGAAGGGCGGTGGTGAGTTGCTTGAGCCAATCATGGCGGTAGAAGTTGTTACACCTGAAGACTATATGGGTGATGTCATGGGCGACCTTAACCGTCGTCGCGGCATGATCTTGGGCATGGAAGACACGGTTTCCGGCAAAGTGATTCGCGCCGAGGTTCCGTTGGGTGAGATGTTCGGTTATGCGACCGACGTTCGCTCCATGTCTCAGGGTCGCGCAAGCTACTCTATGGAATTCAAAAAATACAACACAGCTCCGGCGCACATCGCTGAAACTGTATCCAAAAAACAAGGCTGA
- the rpoC gene encoding DNA-directed RNA polymerase subunit beta': MKDLLNLLKNQGQVEEFDAIRIGLASPEMIRSWSFGEVKKPETINYRTFKPERDGLFCAKIFGPVKDYECLCGKYKRLKHRGVICEKCGVEVALAKVRRERMAHIELASPVAHIWFLKSLPSRIGLLMDMTLRDIERVLYFESYVVIDPGMTTLEKGQLLNDEQYFEALEEFGDDFDARMGAEAVRELLHAIDLEHEIGRLREEIPQTNSETKIKKLSKRLKLMEAFQGSGNLPEWMVLTVLPVLPPDLRPLVPLDGGRFATSDLNDLYRRVINRNNRLKRLLDLSAPDIIVRNEKRMLQEAVDALLDNGRRGRAITGSNKRPLKSLADMIKGKQGRFRQNLLGKRVDYSGRSVITVGPTLRLHQCGLPKKMALELFKPFIFGKLEMRGLATTIKAAKKMVERELPEVWDVLAEVIREHPVLLNRAPTLHRLGIQAFEPVLIEGKAIQLHPLVCAAYNADFDGDQMAVHVPLTLEAQLEARALMMSTNNILSPANGEPIIVPSQDVVLGLYYMTREAINAKGEGRVFADLQEVDRVFRAGEAALHAKVKVRINETVNDRDGGSVSGTRIVDTTVGRALLYQVVPKGLSYDVVNLPMKKKAISKLINQCYRVVGLKETVIFADQLMYTGFAYSTISGVSIGVNDFVIPDEKAQIINAATDEVKEIESQYASGLVTQGEKYNKVIDLWSKANDEVSKAMMANLSKEKVIDRHGVEVDQESFNSMYMMADSGARGSAAQIRQLAGMRGLMAKPDGSIIETPITANFREGLSVLQYFISTHGARKGLADTALKTANSGYLTRRLVDVAQDLVVTEVDCGTEHGLLMTPHIEGGDVVEPLGERVLGRVIARDVFKPGTEEIIVPAGTLVDEKWVEFIELNSIDEVIVRSPISCETRYGICAKCYGRDLARGHQVNIGEAVGVIAAQSIGEPGTQLTMRTFHIGGAASRTSAADSVQVKNGGTVRLHNLKHVERVDGCLVAVSRSGELAIADDYGRERERYKLPYGAVISVKEGDKVDAGAIVAKWDPHTHPIVTEMKGTVTYVGMEEGITIKRQTDELTGMTNIEVLDAKDRPAAGKDIRPAVKMVDDNGKDLLLPGTDVIAQYFLPANALVGVADGAKIAIGDVIARIPQETSKTRDITGGLPRVADLFEARRPKEASILAEVSGTIAFGKETKGKRRLVITPNDGSDPYEELIPKWRHLNVFEGEQVNRGEVISDGPSDPHDILRLLGVSALAKYIVNEIQDVYRLQGVKINDKHIETILRQMLRKVEIAESGDSSFIKGDQMELTHVLVENERLGADDKFVSKFTRVLLGITKASLSTESFISAASFQETTRVLTEAAVTGKRDYLRGLKENVVVGRLIPAGTGLAYHSERKRRRDADKPLRVSASEVEAALTEALNSSGN, from the coding sequence TTGAAAGACCTACTGAATTTGCTGAAAAACCAGGGTCAAGTCGAAGAGTTCGACGCCATCCGTATTGGATTGGCATCGCCTGAGATGATCCGTTCGTGGTCGTTCGGTGAAGTTAAAAAGCCGGAAACCATCAACTACCGTACGTTCAAACCTGAGCGTGACGGCCTGTTCTGCGCCAAGATCTTTGGCCCGGTAAAGGATTACGAGTGCCTGTGCGGTAAGTACAAGCGCTTGAAGCACCGTGGTGTGATCTGCGAGAAGTGCGGCGTTGAAGTTGCGCTGGCTAAAGTTCGTCGTGAGCGCATGGCGCACATCGAACTGGCTTCGCCGGTTGCCCACATCTGGTTCCTGAAATCGCTGCCATCCCGTATCGGCTTGCTGATGGACATGACCCTGCGTGATATCGAACGCGTTCTCTACTTCGAGAGCTATGTCGTTATCGATCCAGGCATGACCACCCTTGAAAAAGGTCAGCTGCTGAACGACGAGCAGTACTTCGAAGCGCTGGAAGAGTTCGGCGACGATTTTGATGCCCGCATGGGTGCCGAAGCTGTCCGCGAACTGCTGCACGCTATCGACCTGGAACACGAGATTGGCCGTCTGCGTGAAGAAATTCCGCAAACCAACTCCGAAACCAAGATCAAGAAGCTGTCCAAGCGTCTGAAGTTGATGGAGGCCTTCCAAGGTTCCGGCAACTTGCCAGAGTGGATGGTGCTGACCGTTCTGCCGGTTCTGCCGCCAGACCTGCGTCCGCTGGTACCGTTGGATGGCGGTCGCTTCGCGACTTCCGACCTCAACGACCTGTACCGTCGCGTGATCAACCGTAACAACCGCTTGAAGCGTCTGCTCGATCTGTCCGCACCGGACATCATCGTGCGCAACGAAAAGCGTATGTTGCAAGAAGCTGTCGATGCTCTGCTCGACAACGGTCGTCGTGGCCGCGCTATCACTGGTTCGAACAAGCGTCCTCTGAAATCCTTGGCTGACATGATCAAGGGTAAGCAAGGTCGTTTCCGTCAGAACTTGCTCGGTAAGCGTGTTGACTACTCAGGTCGTTCGGTAATTACCGTAGGCCCGACCTTGCGTCTGCACCAGTGCGGTCTGCCTAAGAAGATGGCTCTTGAGCTGTTCAAGCCGTTCATCTTCGGTAAGCTGGAAATGCGCGGTCTCGCGACTACCATCAAAGCGGCCAAGAAAATGGTCGAGCGCGAACTGCCTGAGGTTTGGGACGTTCTCGCTGAAGTAATTCGCGAACACCCGGTTCTCCTCAACCGTGCACCGACCCTTCACCGTCTGGGTATCCAGGCGTTTGAACCGGTACTGATCGAAGGTAAGGCTATCCAGCTGCACCCTCTGGTCTGTGCTGCGTACAACGCCGACTTCGACGGCGACCAAATGGCCGTGCACGTACCGCTGACACTGGAAGCCCAGTTGGAAGCGCGCGCGTTGATGATGTCGACCAACAACATTCTGTCGCCAGCCAACGGTGAGCCAATCATCGTTCCGTCGCAGGACGTTGTATTGGGTCTGTACTACATGACGCGTGAAGCGATCAACGCCAAGGGCGAAGGTCGTGTGTTCGCTGACCTGCAAGAAGTTGACCGTGTGTTCCGTGCCGGCGAAGCCGCACTGCATGCCAAGGTCAAAGTGCGGATCAACGAAACCGTCAACGACCGTGATGGCGGCAGCGTGAGCGGCACTCGTATTGTCGACACTACTGTCGGCCGTGCGCTGCTGTATCAGGTTGTGCCAAAAGGTCTGTCGTACGACGTCGTCAACTTGCCGATGAAGAAAAAGGCGATCTCCAAGCTGATCAACCAGTGCTACCGCGTGGTTGGTTTGAAAGAGACTGTGATCTTCGCTGACCAGTTGATGTACACCGGCTTTGCATACTCGACCATTTCCGGCGTTTCCATCGGTGTTAACGACTTCGTTATCCCGGATGAAAAAGCCCAGATCATCAATGCTGCTACTGATGAAGTGAAAGAAATCGAAAGCCAGTACGCCTCCGGCCTGGTAACCCAGGGCGAGAAGTACAACAAAGTGATCGACCTTTGGTCCAAGGCCAACGACGAAGTGTCGAAGGCGATGATGGCTAACCTCTCGAAAGAGAAGGTTATCGACCGTCATGGCGTAGAAGTCGATCAAGAGTCGTTCAACTCGATGTACATGATGGCCGACTCGGGCGCACGGGGTTCTGCTGCGCAGATCCGTCAGCTCGCCGGTATGCGTGGCCTGATGGCCAAGCCGGACGGTTCCATCATTGAAACGCCGATTACTGCGAACTTCCGTGAAGGTTTGAGCGTACTTCAGTACTTCATCTCTACTCACGGTGCTCGTAAGGGTCTTGCGGATACCGCGTTGAAAACTGCTAACTCCGGTTATCTGACTCGTCGTCTGGTAGACGTGGCGCAAGACTTGGTTGTGACTGAAGTCGACTGCGGCACCGAACACGGTCTGCTGATGACTCCGCACATCGAAGGCGGCGACGTTGTAGAGCCGCTGGGTGAGCGCGTACTGGGTCGAGTAATCGCCCGTGACGTATTCAAGCCAGGTACCGAGGAAATTATCGTTCCTGCCGGCACACTGGTAGACGAGAAGTGGGTCGAGTTCATTGAACTCAACAGCATCGACGAAGTGATTGTTCGCTCGCCGATCAGCTGCGAAACCCGCTACGGCATTTGCGCCAAGTGCTACGGCCGTGACTTGGCTCGTGGTCACCAGGTGAACATCGGTGAAGCGGTCGGCGTTATCGCTGCCCAGTCCATCGGTGAGCCGGGTACCCAGTTGACCATGCGTACGTTCCACATTGGTGGTGCGGCAAGCCGGACCTCCGCAGCTGACAGTGTTCAGGTGAAGAATGGCGGTACCGTCCGTCTGCACAACCTGAAACACGTTGAGCGAGTGGATGGTTGCCTGGTTGCTGTGTCCCGTTCCGGTGAGCTGGCAATCGCTGATGACTACGGTCGTGAGCGCGAGCGTTACAAGCTGCCGTACGGTGCCGTGATTTCGGTTAAAGAAGGTGACAAGGTCGACGCTGGCGCAATCGTGGCCAAGTGGGATCCGCACACTCACCCAATCGTTACCGAAATGAAAGGTACCGTGACCTACGTGGGCATGGAAGAAGGCATCACGATCAAGCGTCAGACTGACGAATTGACCGGTATGACCAACATTGAAGTACTCGACGCGAAAGATCGTCCAGCTGCCGGTAAAGACATCCGTCCTGCCGTGAAGATGGTCGATGACAACGGCAAGGACTTGTTGCTGCCAGGCACTGACGTAATCGCTCAGTACTTCCTGCCAGCCAACGCCCTGGTCGGTGTAGCGGATGGTGCGAAGATCGCGATCGGTGATGTTATCGCTCGTATCCCGCAAGAAACTTCGAAGACCCGTGACATCACCGGTGGTCTGCCGCGTGTTGCCGACTTGTTCGAAGCTCGTCGTCCGAAAGAAGCGTCGATTCTGGCTGAAGTCAGCGGTACCATCGCGTTCGGTAAAGAGACCAAAGGCAAGCGCCGTCTGGTCATTACCCCGAACGACGGTAGCGATCCGTATGAAGAGCTGATTCCGAAGTGGCGTCACCTGAACGTCTTCGAAGGCGAACAGGTAAACCGCGGCGAAGTTATCTCCGACGGCCCGAGCGATCCACACGACATCCTGCGTCTGCTGGGTGTGAGTGCGCTGGCCAAGTACATCGTTAACGAGATCCAGGACGTTTACCGTCTGCAAGGCGTTAAGATCAACGATAAGCACATCGAGACCATCCTGCGTCAGATGCTGCGTAAAGTTGAAATCGCTGAATCCGGCGATTCCAGTTTCATCAAGGGCGACCAGATGGAACTGACTCACGTACTGGTAGAAAACGAACGTCTGGGCGCGGATGACAAATTTGTCTCCAAGTTCACTCGTGTGTTGCTGGGTATCACCAAGGCGTCGTTGTCCACTGAGTCGTTCATCTCGGCGGCCTCCTTCCAGGAGACCACTCGCGTACTGACCGAAGCAGCGGTAACCGGCAAGCGCGATTACCTGCGCGGCCTGAAAGAAAACGTGGTTGTGGGTCGTCTGATCCCGGCGGGTACCGGTTTGGCTTACCACAGCGAGCGCAAGCGCCGCCGTGATGCTGACAAGCCGCTGCGCGTAAGCGCCAGTGAAGTGGAAGCTGCACTGACCGAAGCGCTGAACTCAAGCGGTAACTGA
- the rpsG gene encoding 30S ribosomal protein S7, protein MPRRRVAAKREVLDDPKYGSQILAKFMNHVMESGKKAVAERIVYGALEKVKERKNSDPLEIFEKALDAIAPLVEVKSRRVGGATYQVPVEVRPSRRNALAMRWLVDFARKRGEKSMALRLAGELLDAAEGKGAAVKKREDVHRMAEANKAFSHYRF, encoded by the coding sequence ATGCCAAGAAGACGCGTAGCAGCCAAGCGCGAAGTGCTTGACGATCCAAAATACGGAAGCCAAATTCTGGCCAAGTTCATGAACCACGTGATGGAAAGCGGCAAGAAAGCCGTTGCCGAGCGTATCGTTTATGGCGCGCTGGAAAAGGTTAAAGAACGCAAGAACAGCGACCCCCTGGAAATCTTCGAGAAAGCTCTCGACGCCATCGCTCCGCTGGTCGAAGTGAAGTCGCGCCGTGTAGGCGGTGCTACTTACCAGGTTCCGGTTGAAGTTCGTCCGTCCCGTCGTAACGCCCTGGCAATGCGCTGGTTGGTAGACTTCGCCCGTAAGCGCGGCGAGAAGTCTATGGCTCTGCGTTTGGCTGGCGAACTGTTGGACGCTGCTGAAGGTAAAGGTGCTGCTGTTAAGAAGCGTGAAGACGTGCACCGTATGGCTGAAGCTAACAAAGCTTTCTCGCACTACCGCTTCTAA
- the rpsL gene encoding 30S ribosomal protein S12 produces MATINQLVRQPRKRIVEKSDVPALQNCPQRRGVCTRVYTTTPKKPNSALRKVCRVRLTNGFEVSSYIGGEGHNLQEHSVVLIRGGRVKDLPGVRYHTVRGSLDTSGVKGRNQGRSKYGTKKPK; encoded by the coding sequence ATGGCAACTATCAACCAGCTGGTACGTCAGCCGCGTAAGCGTATCGTCGAGAAATCCGACGTGCCTGCGCTGCAGAACTGCCCGCAACGTCGTGGCGTATGCACTCGCGTGTATACCACTACGCCGAAAAAACCTAACTCGGCACTGCGTAAAGTATGCCGTGTGCGTCTGACCAACGGTTTCGAGGTTTCCTCGTACATCGGCGGTGAAGGCCACAACCTGCAAGAGCACAGCGTGGTACTGATCCGCGGCGGTCGTGTAAAAGACTTGCCAGGTGTTCGTTACCACACCGTACGCGGCTCCTTGGATACTTCCGGCGTTAAAGGTCGTAACCAGGGTCGTTCGAAGTACGGTACCAAGAAGCCTAAGTAG